In Janibacter cremeus, a genomic segment contains:
- the rpsF gene encoding 30S ribosomal protein S6, whose protein sequence is MRQYELMVIFDPENDERAVQPLFEKFLTVVTKDGGTVEKVDHWGRRRLAYEIDKKAEGLYAVADMTCTPETSKELERQLGLSEQVLRSKIMRADA, encoded by the coding sequence ATGCGTCAGTACGAACTCATGGTCATCTTCGACCCGGAGAACGACGAGCGGGCCGTCCAGCCGCTGTTCGAGAAGTTCCTCACCGTCGTCACCAAGGACGGTGGCACCGTGGAGAAGGTCGACCACTGGGGCCGCCGTCGCCTCGCGTACGAGATCGACAAGAAGGCCGAGGGCCTCTACGCCGTCGCCGACATGACGTGCACGCCGGAGACGAGCAAGGAGCTCGAGCGTCAGCTCGGCCTCTCCGAGCAGGTCCTGCGCAGCAAGATCATGCGCGCCGACGCCTGA
- the rpsR gene encoding 30S ribosomal protein S18, whose translation MAKPVVRKPKKKANPLKAAKVENIDYKDANLLRKFVSDRGKIRARRVTGVSVQEQRRIATAVKNAREMALLPYSSSNR comes from the coding sequence ATGGCCAAGCCCGTTGTGCGCAAGCCCAAGAAGAAGGCCAACCCGCTGAAGGCGGCGAAGGTCGAGAACATCGACTACAAGGACGCGAACCTGCTGCGCAAGTTCGTCTCCGACCGCGGCAAGATCCGCGCCCGTCGCGTCACCGGCGTCTCCGTCCAGGAGCAGCGCCGCATCGCGACCGCTGTGAAGAACGCCCGGGAGATGGCGCTGCTGCCCTACTCCTCGTCCAACCGCTGA
- a CDS encoding OmpA family protein — MTIASRRTMIRAGAVATLAVPAIVLGASGAIAEDDPLTVDTLPSVTDSELSGHIDSIDIPDIRAIDIPDIDTFEPEVEESGDETVVSLQTDVLFRFGEAKLSSSAEDAVAEAVAGLPDDAEVEVVGHTDSIGSDADNQKLSKKRAKAVADVIGTERDDLTLDVSGKGESDPVEPNERGGEDNPEGREKNRRVELRYAD, encoded by the coding sequence ATGACCATCGCCAGCAGGAGGACCATGATCCGCGCCGGCGCCGTCGCCACCTTGGCCGTCCCCGCGATCGTGCTGGGTGCCTCGGGGGCCATTGCCGAGGACGACCCGCTGACGGTCGACACCCTCCCGTCGGTGACCGACAGCGAGCTCTCCGGTCACATCGACAGCATCGACATCCCGGACATCCGAGCCATCGACATCCCGGACATCGACACCTTCGAGCCCGAGGTCGAGGAGTCCGGCGACGAGACCGTCGTCAGCCTCCAGACGGACGTGCTCTTCCGCTTCGGCGAGGCCAAGCTGAGCTCGTCGGCCGAGGACGCGGTCGCCGAGGCCGTGGCAGGCCTGCCGGATGATGCCGAGGTCGAGGTCGTCGGGCACACCGACTCGATCGGCTCGGACGCCGACAACCAGAAGCTGTCCAAGAAGCGCGCGAAGGCAGTCGCCGACGTCATCGGGACCGAGCGTGACGACCTGACCCTCGACGTCAGCGGGAAGGGGGAGTCGGACCCGGTCGAGCCCAACGAGCGCGGCGGCGAGGACAACCCCGAGGGTCGGGAGAAGAACCGCCGCGTCGAGCTGCGGTACGCCGACTGA
- the rplI gene encoding 50S ribosomal protein L9, which produces MKVILTHEVSGLGTAGDVVDVKPGYARNFLYRRGLATQWTKGAQKQVDAIAAGRAARAVKSLEEATSIKGNLESQQVTVAAHAGDSGRLFGAVTSREVAEAIRAGGGPEIDRRTIEIPTPIKNVGPADALVRLHPEVQAKVSLDVVAG; this is translated from the coding sequence ATGAAGGTCATCCTCACCCACGAGGTGTCCGGCCTCGGTACCGCCGGTGACGTCGTCGACGTCAAGCCGGGCTACGCCCGCAACTTCCTCTACCGTCGTGGTCTGGCCACGCAGTGGACGAAGGGAGCGCAGAAGCAGGTCGACGCCATCGCCGCCGGTCGTGCAGCGCGCGCCGTGAAGTCCTTGGAGGAAGCCACCTCCATCAAGGGCAACCTCGAGTCCCAGCAGGTCACGGTCGCCGCCCACGCGGGAGACTCCGGCCGCCTCTTCGGCGCCGTCACCAGCCGCGAGGTCGCCGAGGCGATCCGGGCCGGCGGTGGCCCGGAGATCGACCGTCGCACGATCGAGATCCCGACCCCGATCAAGAACGTCGGCCCGGCCGACGCTCTCGTGCGCCTGCACCCTGAGGTGCAGGCCAAGGTCAGCCTCGACGTCGTCGCGGGCTGA
- a CDS encoding single-stranded DNA-binding protein, with protein sequence MAGETPITVVGNLTADPELRFTPSGAAVANFTVASTPRTFDRQTNEWKDAETLFMRCSVWREAAENAAESLTRGARVVVTGRLVSRSWEDKETGQKRTVMEMQADEVGPSLRYATAKVTKTQRGGGGGQGGGWGGGAPQGGGSGPGGGFGGQQSDPWATGGQQGGGQPQPGSGGQPAGGQQGGGGWGNAPSYDEPPF encoded by the coding sequence ATGGCAGGCGAGACCCCCATCACCGTCGTCGGAAACCTCACGGCTGACCCGGAACTGCGGTTCACCCCGAGCGGCGCGGCCGTGGCCAACTTCACCGTTGCCTCCACCCCGCGCACCTTCGACCGTCAGACCAACGAGTGGAAGGACGCGGAGACGCTCTTCATGCGTTGCTCCGTGTGGCGCGAGGCCGCGGAGAACGCTGCCGAGTCGCTGACCCGTGGCGCGCGCGTCGTCGTCACCGGGCGCCTGGTCTCCCGCTCCTGGGAGGACAAGGAGACCGGGCAGAAGCGCACCGTCATGGAGATGCAGGCCGACGAGGTCGGCCCGTCGCTGCGCTACGCCACCGCCAAGGTGACGAAGACCCAGCGCGGCGGTGGCGGCGGCCAGGGCGGCGGCTGGGGCGGAGGCGCACCCCAGGGTGGCGGCTCCGGCCCCGGTGGTGGCTTCGGTGGCCAGCAGTCCGACCCGTGGGCGACCGGTGGCCAGCAGGGCGGCGGTCAGCCGCAGCCCGGCTCCGGCGGTCAGCCCGCCGGTGGCCAGCAGGGTGGTGGTGGCTGGGGCAACGCGCCCAGCTACGACGAGCCCCCCTTCTGA